One Panicum virgatum strain AP13 chromosome 9K, P.virgatum_v5, whole genome shotgun sequence genomic region harbors:
- the LOC120652191 gene encoding formin-like protein 5, which translates to MSSYPVLNNRPIDQWRVTDLKDELRKRRLPVKGLKEELVRRLFESIQSENTADEADEDVGANADDQLPDANASEQTTVTITEVQHETVVHVTQHSVPTPSVDVEASLNETSAAKGEEPESIAGGNLFFEEVQPLTESNNEPVLEKTSDADTNEAVIVNDAVSTEVKSDSATSEVKSDATKATKIQEQDSAPAPADASHMDTNVVLAAPVSNDGEKLSPVDDLGGKVPMYDEEHKDSDIMNEDCEPIVSKENIQVPEVSPDLGSQIKCELISSDLSTNKKNNIEDNLNANNFDLELEVKPKMVEPSSGITSLGEDLQQLDDDKELVKDQSSVEDIDSTANVDSYKKDSPEGSPEKLNLDRSSGDESMEEDVMEIKQVESNMKSDGKTELNSEDVKEVTLPDSAVVASSVDTKEAIAEEKSAASTEKRKLEAEEVVANTEPIKRQRRWAADGAKVLERQTSSQTVSEAPKDVFQPALKRSFGRSDSTAIVDSPKERIVPPSQKPATTSLRIDRFVRPFTLKAVQELLGKTGSVQNFWMDHIKTHCYVTFSSVDEAVATRDAVYNLQWPPNNGNKLVAEFVDPQEVKLKVEPPPPPAAPVSPAAVARVPPVQQAQVNQNVLRQSATPKEQLPPPPPLAKPPMAADPAASARERLPPTPKKPEPPVVTLDDLFRKTQSSPRIYYLPLSEEEVAAKLAAQGKGKKE; encoded by the exons ATGTCATCATATCCTGTGCTAAACAACCGACCAATCGATCAGTGGAGAGTTACTGATCTGAAGGATGAACTCCGTAAAAGAAGGCTTCCTGTCAAGGGTTTGAAAGAGGAACTTGTGAGGCGACTCTTTGAATCCATTCAGAGTGAAAACACAGCTGATGAAGCTGATGAAGATGTGGGAGCCAATGCAGATGATCAGTTGCCTGATGCCAATGCTAGTGAACAAACTACAGTTACCATCACAGAAGTTCAGCACGAAACAGTGGTTCATGTCACTCAGCATTCAGTTCCTACCCCCAGTGTTGATGTTGAAGCTTCATTGAATGAGACTTCAGCTGCCAAAGGAGAAGAACCTGAATCAATTGCTGGAGGAAATTTGTTTTTCGAAGAAGTGCAACCGCTTACTGAAAGTAATAATGAGCCTGTTCTTGAGAAGACCTCAGATGCTGACACCAACGAGGCAGTCATTGTCAATGATGCAGTCAGTACTGAAGTGAAGTCGGACTCGGCCACTTCTGAAGTCAAGTCTGATGCCACCAAAGCAACCAAAATTCAAGAACAGGATTCAGCACCAGCACCTGCAGATGCTAGCCATATGGATACCAATGTTGTCTTAGCTGCACCAGTAAGCAATGATGGGGAGAAACTGTCACCCGTGGATGATTTGGGTGGCAAAGTGCCAATGTATGATGAAGAACACAAAGATTCTGATATCATGAACGAGGACTGCGAGCCCATCGTGTCAAAAGAAAATATTCAGGTACCTGAGGTTAGCCCAGATTTAGGGTCTCAAATTAAGTGTGAGTTGATTTCTAGTGATCTATCAACTAACAAAAAGAATAATATAGAAGATAACTTGAATGCTAATAATTTTGATTTAGAATTAGAGGTTAAGCCGAAGATGGTTGAACCATCATCCGGCATTACTTCCTTAGGTGAAGATTTGCAGCAATTGGATGATGACAAAGAGCTGGTTAAGGACCAGTCATCTGTTGAAGACATAGATTCCACCGCTAATGTGGACTCATACAAGAAAGATAGTCCTGAAGGTTCTCCAGAGAAATTAAATTTAGACAGGAGTTCAGGTGATGAGTCAATGGAGGAGGATGTTATGGAAATTAAACAAGTTGAGTCCAATATGAAATCTGATGGAAAGACTGAGCTTAACTCAGAAGATGTGAAAGAGGTGACCCTCCCTGATTCTGCTGTTGTGGCTTCCTCTGTTGATACCAAGGAGGCTATAGCTGAAGAGAAGTCAGCAGCTTCAACAGAAAAGAGGAAACTCGAAG CTGAAGAAGTTGTTGCAAATACTGAACCAATCAAGAGGCAGCGCCGATGGGCTGCAGATGGTGCCAAAGTTCTAGAGAGACAAACATCGAGTCAAACTGTTTCTGAGGCTCCCAAGGATGTTTTTCAGCCTGCTCTTAAACGATCTTTTGGGAGGTCTGATTCAACGGCTATTGTAGATTCTCCTAAGGAGCGGATTG TGCCACCATCACAGAAACCTGCAACAACTTCTTTGAGAATTGACCGATTTGTACGCCCATTTACTCTGAAAGCTGTGCAGGAGCTTCTTGGTAAAACTGGATCAGTCCAAAACTTCTGGATGGATCACATCAAGACTCATTGCTATGTTACA TTTTCCTCAGTTGATGAAGCTGTGGCCACTAGGGATGCTGTTTACAACCTTCAGTGGCCCCCAAACAATGGCAATAAGTTGGTTGCCGAATTTGTTGATCCTCAGGAAGTGAAGCTCAAGGTTGAACCACCTCCCCCGCCAGCAGCTCCTGTTAGCCCAGCTGCTGTCGCAAGGGTGCCTCCTGTTCAACAGGCTCAGGTTAATCAAAATGTGTTGCGCCAATCTGCTACACCGAAGGAGCAACTGCCACCTCCACCACCCCTTGCTAAGCCCCCTATGGCTGCTGACCCAGCGGCATCAGCAAGGGAGAGGCTTCCACCTACTCCAAAGAAGCCAGAGCCTCCTGTTGTGACACTTGATGATCTCTTTAGGAAGACACAGTCGTCCCcgaggatctactatctgcctTTGTCAGAAGAGGAGGTGGCAGCCAAACTTGCCGCACaagggaaagggaaaaaggaataG
- the LOC120652193 gene encoding 3-ketoacyl-CoA synthase 12-like, which produces MELMIALLRVLLVALAAYSAMAAASRRRRSRCYLLDYVCYKPPDDRKFSTETMRAVLDRSKRLDAPARRFLLRVVLRSGLGEHTYVPRTFFTGREDSPTHQDCLDEMDAFFHGAVAELLSRAGLGPRDVDVLVVNVSTFHPAPSLASRIVRAYGMRDDVAAYNLAGMGCAGVLVAVDLARNALRARSPRPALALVVSAECIAPNCYTGQDRSMMLGHCLFRCGGSAALLTSDPALRGRAKMELRLTVRTTVAADDDAHSAIVHREDAEGRAGISLSKSLPKVAVRAFTVNIERLAPRILPATELARLAAVAACRKLLRRGGAAAAATVNFKAGADHFCLHPGGVAVIDAVKRSMGLDERDVEPSRMMLHRWGNTSASSVWYVLSYMEAKGRLKVGDRVLMVGFGSGFKCNSCVWEVIGDMGDKGAWADCIDSYPPESLANPYIDKYGCTNGDDDASVGSNA; this is translated from the coding sequence ATGGAGCTGATGATCGCTTTGCTCCGGGTGCTCCTCGTCGCGTTGGCCGCCTACTCGGCAATGGCGGCCGCCTCCCGTCGCCGGCGCTCGCGTTGCTACCTCCTGGACTACGTCTGCTACAAACCGCCGGATGACCGCAAGTTCTCCACGGAGACGATGCGCGCTGTGCTGGACCGCAGCAAGCGCCTCGacgcccccgcgcgccgcttcctcctccgcgtCGTCCTCCGCTCCGGCCTCGGCGAGCACACCTACGTCCCGCGCACCTTCTTCACCGGCCGCGAGGACAGCCCCACCCACCAGGACTGCCTCGACGAGATGGACGCCTTCTTCCACGGTGCCGTCGCGGAGCTCCTCTCCAGGGCGGGGCTCGGCCCCCGCGACGTCGACGTGCTCGTCGTGAACGTCAGCACGTTCCACCCGGCGCCGTCCCTGGCGTCCCGGATCGTGCGCGCCTACGGCATGCGCGACGACGTCGCCGCGTACAACCTCGCCGGGATGGGGTGCGCCGGCGTGCTGGTCGCCGTGGACCTCGCCCGGAACGCCCTGCGCGCGCGGTCCCCGCGGCCGGCGCTGGCGCTGGTGGTCTCCGCGGAGTGCATCGCGCCCAACTGTTACACGGGGCAGGACCGGTCCATGATGCTGGGCCACTGCCTGTTCCgctgcggcggctcggcggcgctgcTCACCAGCGACCCGGCGCTCCGCGGGCGCGCCAAGATGGAGCTGCGCCTCACGGTGCgcaccaccgtcgccgccgacgacgacgcgcaCTCGGCCATCGTGCACCGCGAGGACGCCGAGGGCCGCGCCGGGATCAGCCTCAGCAAGTCCCTCCCCAAGGTCGCCGTCCGCGCGTTCACCGTGAACATAGAGCGCCTCGCGCCGCGCATCCTCCCGGCCACGGAGCTCGcacggctcgccgccgtcgcggcatGCCGGAAACTGCTGCgccgcgggggcgccgccgccgccgccacggtcaACTTCAAGGCCGGCGCCGACCACTTCTGCCTCCAccccggcggcgtcgcggtgatCGACGCGGTGAAGCGGAGCATGGGGCTGGATGAGCGCGACGTGGAGCCGTCCAGGATGATGCTGCACCGGTGGGGGAACACGTCGGCGAGCAGCGTCTGGTACGTGCTCTCGTACATGGAGGCCAAGGGGCGGCTCAAGGTCGGGGACAGGGTGCTCATGGTGGGGTTCGGGTCGGGGTTCAAGTGCAACAGCTGCGTGTGGGAGGTGATCGGCGACATGGGCGACAAGGGTGCCTGGGCCGACTGCATCGACAGCTACCCACCGGAGAGCCTGGCCAACCCGTACATCGACAAATACGGCTGCACCAACGGAGACGACGATGCCTCGGTTGGTTCAAATGCCTGA
- the LOC120652194 gene encoding 3-ketoacyl-CoA synthase 12-like, whose product MELLPLLTALLLAHALAYLAWTAAARRRQSRCYLLDYVCHKPRDGRKISTDTAGEVMMRNKRLGLPDFRFLLRVIVGSGISEETYAPRSILEGREDVPALRDALDEMDAFIDEAVAELFARTGVAPRDVDLLVFNVSMLSPAPSLASRVVRRYGLREDVAAYNLTGMGCSAGLVALDLARNALRTRRRALALVVSSESIAPNWYSGTDRSMMLANCLFRSGGAAALLTNDPAHRGRAKMELRCLVRAHIGANDEAHACALQREDAEGRVGMSLSKALPKAAVRAFAVNLRRLAPRVLPVAELARFAASLLSRRLLAHLRSSGKKQAGGGGDAPRIDFKTGVDHFCLHPGGTAVIEAVKQSLGLDEGDVEPSRMTLHRWGNTSASSLWYVLSYMEAKGRLKVGDRVLMVTFGSGFKCNSCVWEVTGDMADKGAWADCIKSYPPESLDNPYMVKYGWINDVEGDALML is encoded by the coding sequence ATGGAGCTGCTCCCCCTGCTCACGGCGCTGCTCCTGGCGCACGCCCTGGCCTACCTGGCCTggacggccgccgcgcgccgccggcagtCGCGGTGCTACCTCCTGGACTACGTCTGCCACAAGCCCCGCGACGGCCGCAAGATCTCCACGGATACGGCCGGCGAGGTGATGATGCGCAACAAGCGCCTGGGCCTCCCCGACTtccgcttcctcctccgcgtCATCGTCGGCTCGGGCATCAGCGAGGAGACCTACGCGCCGCGGAGCATCCTCGAGGGCCGCGAGGACGTGCCCGCGCTCCGGGACGCGCTCGACGAGATGGACGCCTTCATCGACGAGGCCGTCGCGGAGCTCTTCGCCCGGACGGGCGTCGCGCCCCGCGACGTCGACCTGCTCGTTTTCAACGTCTCCATGCTCTCCCCTGCGCCGTCGCTGGCGTCGCGGGTCGTGCGCCGCTACGGCCTGCGCGAGGACGTGGCCGCGTACAACCTCACCGGCATGGGCTGCAGCGCCGGGCTGGTGGCGCTGGACCTCGCCCGGAACGCGCTGCGGACGAGGCGGCGCGCGCTGGCGCTCGTGGTCTCGTCGGAGTCCATCGCGCCCAACTGGTACTCGGGCACCGACAGGTCCATGATGCTCGCCAACTGCCTGttccgcagcggcggcgccgcggcgctgcTCACCAACGACCCGGCGCACCGCGGGCGCGCCAAGATGGAGCTGCGCTGCCTCGTGCGCGCCCACATCGGCGCCAACGACGAGGCGCACGCGTGCGCGCTGCAGCGCGAGGACGCCGAGGGCCGCGTCGGGATGAGCCTCAGCAAGGCGCTCCCCAAGGCTGCCGTGCGGGCGTTCGCCGTCAATctgcgccgcctcgcgccgcgcgTTCTCCCCGTCGCCGAGCTCGCGCGGTTCGCCGCGAGCCTCCTCTCCCGGCGGCTCCTCGCGCACCTGCGCTCTTCCGGCAAGaagcaggccggcggcggcggcgacgcccccAGGATCGACTTCAAGACCGGCGTGGACCACTTCTGCCTCCACCCCGGCGGCACGGCGGTGATCGAGGCGGTGAAGCAGAGCCTGGGCCTGGACGAAGGCGACGTGGAGCCGTCGCGGATGACGCTGCACCGGTGGGGGAACACGTCGGCGAGCAGCCTGTGGTACGTGCTGTCGTACATGGAGGCCAAGGGGCGGCTCAAGGTCGGGGACAGGGTGCTCATGGTGACGTTCGGGTCGGGGTTCAAGTGCAACAGCTGCGTGTGGGAGGTGACCGGCGACATGGCCGACAAGGGGGCGTGGGCGGACTGCATCAAGAGCTACCCGCCGGAGAGCCTCGACAACCCATACATGGTCAAGTATGGCTGGATCAACGACGTCGAAGGCGACGCATTGATGCTCTAA
- the LOC120648790 gene encoding uncharacterized protein LOC120648790, whose translation MSEPMAEVDARAAAAAPGDAGRASSLAEGGQPPPVKGGATISASVVLLAVLAASVAALLMSSVPRAGDGDGKGVVGSGMQGAGAGPGEAAAGKRAEPIEHAVGDAGIPGFNSRLDAFRAWARLTWMKLRRARSDEPRYGDTAAAGSAGSVADAARKSFELGKETVEQAAATAARATGDAVEATKEKAKGAASPSSDDSEL comes from the exons ATGTCTGAACCCATGGCCGAGGTCGACgccagggcggcggccgcggccccggGCGACGCCGGCCGCGCCAGCAGCCTCGCGGAAGGCGGGCAGCCGCCGCCAGTGAAGGGGGGCGCGACCATATCCGCGTCGGTCGTCCTGCTCGCGGTGCTGGCGGCCTCCGTCGCGGCGCTGCTGATGTCGTCGGTGCcccgcgccggcgacggggatGGCAAGGGCGTCGTCGGCAGCGGGATgcagggcgccggcgccgggcccgGGGAGGCAGCGGCGGGGAAGCGCGCCGAGCCCATCGAGCACGCGGTCGGCGACGCTGGCATCCCGGGGTTCAACAGCCGCCTGGACGCGTTCCGCGCGTGGGCGAGGCTGACGTGGATGAAGCTCCGGCGGGCGCGCTCCGACGAGCCTCG GTACggcgacaccgccgccgccgggagcgcCGGCTCTGTGGCGGACGCGGCCAGGAAGAGCTTCGAGTTGGGCAAGGAGACggtggagcaggcggcggcaacggcggcgagggccacgGGGGACGCCGTGGAGGCGACCAAGGAGAAGGCGAAGGGAGCGGCCTCACCGTCCTCAGACGACTCGGAGCTCTGA
- the LOC120652196 gene encoding co-chaperone protein p23-1-like isoform X1, whose amino-acid sequence MSLELRMLGVDLICSRHPTTKWAQRSDRVFLTIELPDAKDVKLNLKPEGHFNFSAKGSDDLPYEFDLELFDAANVEESKAAVAPRTICYLIKKAESKWWPRLLKKEGKPPVFLKVDWDKWQDEDDEDIGFNDFDGMDFSKLDMGGADDEDIEDDEDDVVESANKDEGAKESKVEEEAAPAAAAAEEAKP is encoded by the exons ATGAG TCTTGAGTTGCGTATGCTTGGGGTCGATTTGATTTGCAGTCGCCATCCGACCACCAAGTGGGCGCAGAGGTCCGACAGGGTGTTCTTGACGATCGAGTTGCCCGATGCCAAGGATGTGAAGCTGAACTTGAAGCCTGAGGGCCATTTCAACTTCTCGGCAAAAGGCTCCGATGACTTGCCCTATGAGTTTGACCTCGAGCTGTTTGATGCTGCTAATGTGGAG GAGAGCAAAGCAGCTGTTGCCCCAAGGACTATATGCTACCTGATCAAGAAAGCTGAGAGCAAATGGTGGCCAAGGCTGCTGAAAAAGGAGGGCAAGCCACCTGTTTTCTTGAAGGTTGACTGGGACAAATGGcaggatgaggatgatgaggataTCGGAT TTAATGACTTCGATGGTATGGACTTTTCG AAACTGGATATGGGTGGTGCTGATGATGAGGATATTGAGGACGATGAAGATGATGTGGTTGAAAGTGCTAACAAAG ATGAAGGTGCTAAGGAGAGCAAGGTGGAGGAGGAagcagctccagcagcagccGCTGCAGAGGAAGCTAAACCATGA
- the LOC120652196 gene encoding co-chaperone protein p23-1-like isoform X2, translated as MSRHPTTKWAQRSDRVFLTIELPDAKDVKLNLKPEGHFNFSAKGSDDLPYEFDLELFDAANVEESKAAVAPRTICYLIKKAESKWWPRLLKKEGKPPVFLKVDWDKWQDEDDEDIGFNDFDGMDFSKLDMGGADDEDIEDDEDDVVESANKDEGAKESKVEEEAAPAAAAAEEAKP; from the exons ATGAG TCGCCATCCGACCACCAAGTGGGCGCAGAGGTCCGACAGGGTGTTCTTGACGATCGAGTTGCCCGATGCCAAGGATGTGAAGCTGAACTTGAAGCCTGAGGGCCATTTCAACTTCTCGGCAAAAGGCTCCGATGACTTGCCCTATGAGTTTGACCTCGAGCTGTTTGATGCTGCTAATGTGGAG GAGAGCAAAGCAGCTGTTGCCCCAAGGACTATATGCTACCTGATCAAGAAAGCTGAGAGCAAATGGTGGCCAAGGCTGCTGAAAAAGGAGGGCAAGCCACCTGTTTTCTTGAAGGTTGACTGGGACAAATGGcaggatgaggatgatgaggataTCGGAT TTAATGACTTCGATGGTATGGACTTTTCG AAACTGGATATGGGTGGTGCTGATGATGAGGATATTGAGGACGATGAAGATGATGTGGTTGAAAGTGCTAACAAAG ATGAAGGTGCTAAGGAGAGCAAGGTGGAGGAGGAagcagctccagcagcagccGCTGCAGAGGAAGCTAAACCATGA
- the LOC120652195 gene encoding probable F-actin-capping protein subunit beta isoform X1, giving the protein MEAAMDLMRRMPPASAETALNALLSLLPDHSLDLLSQVDLPLQVCMDKENLKEYILCEYNRDADSYRSPWSNKYDPPLEDGTVPSEEMRNLEIEANEVFSDYRDQYYEGGISSVYVWEDEDNGGFIACFLIKKDGKGTRGYMQIGSWDAIHVIQVGPEKEGAAHYCLNSTVMLSLTTDNKQSGTFNLSGSIRRQMSMTLAVADGHLVNMGKMIEEMEGKLRNSLDQVYFGKTREMVCTLRPPPEVLNMRLPDS; this is encoded by the exons ATGGAGGCGGCGATGGATCTGATGCGGCGGATGCCGCCGGCCAGCGCCGAGACGGCGCTCAACGCGctgctctccctcctccccgacCACTCGCTCGACCTCCTCTCCCAGGTCGACCTCCCGCTCCAG GTTTGCATGGATAAAGAGAATTTGAAGGAATACATTCTATGCGAGTATAACCGTGATGCTGACTCCTATCG ATCACCTTGGTCAAACAAATATGACCCTCCTTTGGAAGATGGTACAGTTCCCTCTGAAGAGATGAGGAATCTTGAGATTGAGGCAAATGAAGTTTTCTCTGACTATCGTGACCA GTACTATGAAGGTGGGATTTCATCTGTGTACGTTTGGGAGGATGAAGATAATGGTGGTTTTATTGCATGTTTCTTAATTAAGAAAG ATGGAAAAGGAACACGAGGGTACATGCAGATTGGTTCATGGGATGCCATTCATGTTATTCAG GTTGGTCCTGAAAAAGAAGGAGCAGCACATTACTGCTTGAACAGCACTGTGATGCTGTCATTGACAACTGACAACAAACAGTCTGGAACTTTCAACTTGTCTGGATCGATTAGACGGCAG ATGAGTATGACTCTTGCTGTAGCAGATGGGCACCTCGTTAATATGGGGAAAATGATAGAAGAAATGGAGGGGAAGCTGAGAAATTCACTGGACCAG GTCTATTTCGGGAAGACGAGAGAAATGGTTTGCACTCTTCGGCCGCCACCGGAAGTGCTTAATATGAGACTACCCGATAGCTGA
- the LOC120652195 gene encoding probable F-actin-capping protein subunit beta isoform X2 → MEAAMDLMRRMPPASAETALNALLSLLPDHSLDLLSQVCMDKENLKEYILCEYNRDADSYRSPWSNKYDPPLEDGTVPSEEMRNLEIEANEVFSDYRDQYYEGGISSVYVWEDEDNGGFIACFLIKKDGKGTRGYMQIGSWDAIHVIQVGPEKEGAAHYCLNSTVMLSLTTDNKQSGTFNLSGSIRRQMSMTLAVADGHLVNMGKMIEEMEGKLRNSLDQVYFGKTREMVCTLRPPPEVLNMRLPDS, encoded by the exons ATGGAGGCGGCGATGGATCTGATGCGGCGGATGCCGCCGGCCAGCGCCGAGACGGCGCTCAACGCGctgctctccctcctccccgacCACTCGCTCGACCTCCTCTCCCAG GTTTGCATGGATAAAGAGAATTTGAAGGAATACATTCTATGCGAGTATAACCGTGATGCTGACTCCTATCG ATCACCTTGGTCAAACAAATATGACCCTCCTTTGGAAGATGGTACAGTTCCCTCTGAAGAGATGAGGAATCTTGAGATTGAGGCAAATGAAGTTTTCTCTGACTATCGTGACCA GTACTATGAAGGTGGGATTTCATCTGTGTACGTTTGGGAGGATGAAGATAATGGTGGTTTTATTGCATGTTTCTTAATTAAGAAAG ATGGAAAAGGAACACGAGGGTACATGCAGATTGGTTCATGGGATGCCATTCATGTTATTCAG GTTGGTCCTGAAAAAGAAGGAGCAGCACATTACTGCTTGAACAGCACTGTGATGCTGTCATTGACAACTGACAACAAACAGTCTGGAACTTTCAACTTGTCTGGATCGATTAGACGGCAG ATGAGTATGACTCTTGCTGTAGCAGATGGGCACCTCGTTAATATGGGGAAAATGATAGAAGAAATGGAGGGGAAGCTGAGAAATTCACTGGACCAG GTCTATTTCGGGAAGACGAGAGAAATGGTTTGCACTCTTCGGCCGCCACCGGAAGTGCTTAATATGAGACTACCCGATAGCTGA
- the LOC120652195 gene encoding probable F-actin-capping protein subunit beta isoform X3, whose amino-acid sequence MDKENLKEYILCEYNRDADSYRSPWSNKYDPPLEDGTVPSEEMRNLEIEANEVFSDYRDQYYEGGISSVYVWEDEDNGGFIACFLIKKDGKGTRGYMQIGSWDAIHVIQVGPEKEGAAHYCLNSTVMLSLTTDNKQSGTFNLSGSIRRQMSMTLAVADGHLVNMGKMIEEMEGKLRNSLDQVYFGKTREMVCTLRPPPEVLNMRLPDS is encoded by the exons ATGGATAAAGAGAATTTGAAGGAATACATTCTATGCGAGTATAACCGTGATGCTGACTCCTATCG ATCACCTTGGTCAAACAAATATGACCCTCCTTTGGAAGATGGTACAGTTCCCTCTGAAGAGATGAGGAATCTTGAGATTGAGGCAAATGAAGTTTTCTCTGACTATCGTGACCA GTACTATGAAGGTGGGATTTCATCTGTGTACGTTTGGGAGGATGAAGATAATGGTGGTTTTATTGCATGTTTCTTAATTAAGAAAG ATGGAAAAGGAACACGAGGGTACATGCAGATTGGTTCATGGGATGCCATTCATGTTATTCAG GTTGGTCCTGAAAAAGAAGGAGCAGCACATTACTGCTTGAACAGCACTGTGATGCTGTCATTGACAACTGACAACAAACAGTCTGGAACTTTCAACTTGTCTGGATCGATTAGACGGCAG ATGAGTATGACTCTTGCTGTAGCAGATGGGCACCTCGTTAATATGGGGAAAATGATAGAAGAAATGGAGGGGAAGCTGAGAAATTCACTGGACCAG GTCTATTTCGGGAAGACGAGAGAAATGGTTTGCACTCTTCGGCCGCCACCGGAAGTGCTTAATATGAGACTACCCGATAGCTGA